CGTCATTAAGCACCCCCCTAGAACCCCACTCATTGTGCAATGTGCGTCAATTCTGCATTACTCTGAAATATTTTGCCACAAATTGATTCATTGCAATAACTGACCACTAAAAAAAATGTCTATTTAGCATATCCCTGATTTGAGTAATGGAATTTTAATTTTGTTTTTATCACTTCATTTAACAGTATTTAGAAATAATTATGTTTCAGCTCAGTCCTGACCTAATTTTAGTTTTTTAATCTATATAGGTCAAATGTATATTCTGCATATGATATAAAAATGCCTTGAAGATTTATGTGCCAAAGCCTGCTTCATTCATATTGATCAGCAGAAAAATGCACGACAGTCAGATACAATGTCACACTCCATTTGTCAACCTAACCTAGTAACTGTCTCACCACCTCCAAGCTGCTTCAAAGAAACCCATACAATCGATAGGCCTAGCTCTATAGAGCACACAATATAAACCATGTGGCAAAAGTGTAATCTGTTCTACATTCATTCTTGTGATTAGATCAACCTTACAGAATGAAGGCCCTCCCATCCACTGAGAGAGATCCCCCTATGATCCACTGATATTATCATGGATTGTTTAACTAATAGTCAAATGTATGACCCCAAAAACACATCTAGGTCAGAGGGTTTAGACCCTTACTGTCATGCGGAGCGGAACAGGTGAAATCAAGAACAGACTCGgacgaggagactgggatgaggtaaccaaggtatttattgaaacacgGGAGGGGGAAGATTGAGTGCAGGCCAGGGGAGACTGTGGCGGGTTGCCGGAAACCAGTTGCGGAGGCTGAGGGTGAGGCGAGAGGTGTTGGGACAGGGTAAGTAGGtccggaggggaatccaagggagcATAAAGTGaggaatccaggacagagtagcaggactgACGAGAAGttggactggagacagggaccagagtcagagcaggcagaacTATAGTGGAAAGGAAAACAGCATCAGGCAAGGGGAACCAGGAACAAACAGCtggaaacatggactgactgaGCAGAGGTTACAATCTGgcagtgtggaggtggcaggatTGGAGTATTTGTAGTCTTGACAATGGAACAGATCTGCTCTGACTCGAGCACACCTGTCTctgcccacacaatcacacacacacagagggagagggagaaagcacTGAGGAAGTGgcggcaggtcaaggagacacaggatgagcacTAGAGGGCGTGACAGGACTAGATGTGACATTTTCTTATTTAAGGTTGCTGCctctatcatcgccaagcctatctctgacctttttaacctgtctctcctctctggggaggttcccattgctttgaaggcagccacggttcgtTCTTTATTTAAAAgtgagatcaagctgatcctaactgttttaggcctatttctattttgccctgtttgtcaaagtgttggaaaaacctgtcaataatcaactgacacTGCTTTCTTGGTGTctatagtattatctctggtatgcaatctggtttccgctcaggttatggatgtgtcactgcaaccttaaaggtcctcaatgatgtcccCATTGCCCTTGGTTCTAAGCAATGTTgcgctgctatttttattgacttggccaaagcttttgatacggtagaccattccattcttgtgggctgtctctgaggggtctttggcctggtttgctaactatctctctcaaagagtgcattgtataaagtcagaaaatatgctatctcagccactgcctgtcaccaagggtgtaccccacgcctttctcaatttacatcaacaacatagctcaggcagtaggaagctctctcatccatttatatgcagatgatacagtcttatactcagctggcccctcccggGTTTTTATGTTAAActctctacaacaaagctttctttcttagtgtccaacaagctttctctgccctcaACATtattctgaacacctccaaaacaaaagtAATGTGTTTTGGTAAGAAGTATTCCTCTCTCCCCACGGGAGTGATGACTatctctgagggtttagaggttGAGGTACTCACCTCATACatgtacttgggagtatggctagacggtacactgtcctcactcccccctatctgagatatctactgcagccgtcatccttcacatacaacacccgttctgccagtcacattctgttaaaggtccccaaagcgcacacatccttgggtcgctcgtcttttcagtttgctgcagcaaacactcaaactggacagttttatctcagtctcttcattcaaagacacaatcatggacactcttactgacagttgtggctgctttgcgtgatgtattgttgtctctaccttcttgccctttgtgctgttgtctgtgcccaataatgtttgtatcctgttttgtgctgctaccatgttgtgttgctaccatgttgttgtcatgttgtgttgctaccatgctgtgttgtcatgtgttgctgctgtGCTACGTTGttatcttaggtctctctttatgtagtgctgtgttgtctctcttgtcgtgatgtgtgtttagtcctatatttttttatttcatttataaaaaatataaaaaatgtatcCTCCCGcagtaggccgtcgttgtaataagaatgtgttcttaactgacttgcctagttaagaaAGGTTATATAAAATCAAACAAATAAAATGTAGGCGAAGTACATGTGtcattgtgattattatttgtATTCATTTCAAGATATTCTGTTGCTTGTTTTAATATTTATGGTCAGTTGCAGCCTGACCACATTCAGTTAAAAAAAACACTGTTCAATATGGGTGCCTTCATCAACATGGGTAGACTTAAATAGCTGATATTATTGATCAAATGTATGACTGCACCAACTAAACTTGAATTTGTGGTTGATGTAGAACTACTGTCCGTGCTGCTGATAATAGAGGCCCAATGACTCAAGCCTAGATCTAGGAAAGGGGGCAACAGACACCCAACCCTCAAGCCCCCATCCTCCCTTGGTCCATCCGTTGCTAGGTGATGAATAACGGAGTTGCTTGGTTACAGGCCAAGTATCCACATAAACCGTCTTTATCTGTTGGTCACATGACCAAGCTtgaatagcagcagcagtaaaaaaGGAGTAGGACACAGCTGCCCCGGTGGGGGATGTGACTGAGGCTTCCCTCCAAGTCCAAGTTCCTTGTTTTTCTTTTCTCTTATACTGAGTTATAGAGGACACAATTAAAACCTCCTTTCTCTATCTATGGTAGGATGAGCTGGAGAAGAACAAACTGTGGTGGAAAGAATTGTGATGAGGATGGGTTAAACCTTGACTTTTGACAAACAAATGCCAAACAATGCATGTGGTATGGCAGTTTAAACAAACCTTTTGAGGCATTGCTATGGCTTCATGATTTGTTTGGATAAGGGGGAAAAAATGTCCATAAAAAATAATTGTATGTCATTCAACATGCAGCAGCGAAGTGGAGAGGCTCAGGGGCTACCCTGGTTGCTAACCACATGGGACTCAATGGCAACTATACACACTATCCCCATAGGGTTATAAATGATATCCCCATTATCTGCTCCAGAAGTGACTGAGAGAAGAGCACTAGAAAAACACAAGTTGTTTATCATGAAAACGTCTATTTTTATCACCTCTATAAAAAAAAAAGCTATTTAAGATTTATGCCCTACAGTGGAATATGTTTTTTAAGCAGGAACGGCAATAAGAAGTAAGCCACAGATACTGTAGACATGGCTGTTGATTCCAAACACCTCTTTTGAAAGCTTTTATCATAATCACAAAGTCCTTAAAGCTTTAATATGTTCACGGAGATAACCAGTATAGGCCAACAACTGCTATTTGACTACATTGGAAAACCATGAGTGCGATCCATAGATTCCATAGTGGACCACTCCCATCCAGCTGCTGTTTAACTTCAGGGCTCCTTGTCCGTCATCTGTTGCGGTGTGGGAATTGTATAGGCATGAGACCACACGTCTTGTCCGCACCTTCTATAGTGGACCCAAATCACACTCACACTTTACTGTTTTAACACACAATTGACATTCATGTTTGTTTCTTGGTAGCTTACCCAGTGAGCAAAACTGGTCAAAAATATGTGATTTCAACCAGTTTTTCTGTTAAAATGAAGTCTTTTCAACCTGTTTTGCTCACAGTGTATATTTAGAATATTCCAAAATAAAGCTCCAAAGACAAACAAATTGCTTGTTTCAGATACTTTTGAGTGGATTTTACAGAGGGGCTGTAAACAAAGCAATTATTCACTTTACAGTATTTGTGTTGTTTTTGtatgatttcacctttatttaactaggcaagtcagttaagaacttacAATGACTACCAGACAAAATCCAGTACTCAGGATAGTCTGACAATGCAGGCTTTTCAACCCTGGGTTGTCGTGTAAATCCTTCAGGACAGTCTGTGTGGTGATGCAGACTTATCAGCGAACTCAGACCTGAGCCCTTGAAGTCAATACATGTTTGGTCATTATGGCTATATTCAATTGGATAGATAGCAGAAAGAATAAAACACGTCCTTAACAACGTATACACTCAGGCCAGCCCAGTGCATTCAGGAGCAAGACACGGTGATCACGTGATCAGCCCAGAGAATATAGgacaaagagggaggagagataggaggagaaaaATAGGCTTCAGCAGCATCATTGGACCACTGGCTCAGCTTCAGTGAGATAGCGTCCTTCCCTGATTCTgtcattttaaattatttatctGGTACTGTTCTCTAAAAGGACTTTGGACATAAATCTATATATAACCATAATTTAAGATGTGGGTATGTTTTAGGCTGTCCTATAGTGATAGATTGGAAGATTTCTTTGAGCATTCTGACCTTCAGTACCTTCCAACACTCCCATTGATTTGCAGTCAATACTCTTAATGCTAAAGCTGTCCCTACACCTAAATATGGGATTGCTCACTCTCAAGGGTATTCATGATAAGATGCATTTTTAATTGGGGTGAACTATATATTCAAAAAGCTTGACACAGGACATAGGGTCAATTTACTACCTTCCATTCCCTGAATTACATACCATTTAATAATTATCATAATGCACAATTCGAAAAAATATACAATTAGCATAAAAGCTTCGTTTTAAAAATGTCATTTTCACACTCAAATAGGCGAATTACACAACGCACACTGCCTGTGCATAAATCTGGAAGCGCCGCCCCTCTACAACAGCAGTTGTTGCGTCGACCCTGACGGGCAGAGAATACGCTCATTCATTCAGACACAAATAGGGATCTCTCTGCGTATTGCTTTGTATTTTCCCTTGTTGTTCGATCCTCCTTAGAAAACATGGTAAGTTACGTTGTTTTTTTCAGCAATAATAAGCCTGAAATAATTACGTTTTTGATGTTTTCTAATGAGAATTTATACAATTATGAGACAATATTACACCCTAATTGTGGCTATATGGGTCGATTCTTATTGTCTCGGACAATGAATTCTGGATTGAGGGGGATTTTGAGCATTTTCGTGCAGAATATTTGTTTAGACTGCATTAGCGTTTGGAAATGGTATTGCATGCTATTTCGGTTTAATGTTTAATACAAGGGTATTACATAAATTGGTATGGCAGTGGAATGAAAGAACAAGGGCATTATATTTTGCATGCAGAAGTTGTGCTAGCTATTGAAAACATGAATTATACAATGTTCATCATAGGCAGCAACATTTATTTATCCAGgaaatgtatttaaaatggtAATAAAATGGGATTATATTCTCACTGTCATTCACTGTGTTGCTAGGTGTGGGAGGGCAGACTGGGTGGGGACAGAAGGGGAATATATGTCTCTCTTCTGTAACAAATGTCTAACATTATGTCTAGTTTAACCCTGAAAATAAACCGATTCCTCTCCAGATGCCAGCTGCATTTGAATTCCTTAGTGATGTAATATGACTTTCTTGTCAGTTTAATAATGGCCATATGTTTATAGATGGCAAGTTTCCTCTGCTATTGGTCTCCATTTATACTGTTCTTCAGTTTACATGTAGACTACCCAGTCTTCCACTAGGTGGTGTTTTTGGCAAGTGTACATTTTTGTCAAATGTATTGTAATTCTGCTACATTAAAACCTCTTAAAGGATCGgcccatttaaaaaaacatttttgcctacaattacatacccaaatctaactgcctgtagctcagaacCTGAAGCAAAGATATGCATATAATGTAGGAGAATTTAACACATTATATCTGGTAAATACTAATAGAAAACAGCGTTTACATTTTTTTgcaccatcatctttgaaatgcaagagaaagtccATAATGAATTGCTCTAACCCAGGCGTAATTTAGACTTTGGCCACTCGTTGGCTTTAGTCTGATCCAATGTACTATTGCAtatatgttcaaaatgttgtatcaaaactgcccaaatgtacctaattggtttattcatacattttcaagttcataattgtgcactctcctcaaacaatagcatggtattcactggaatagctactgtaaattggacagtgcagttagagtaacaagaatttaagctttctgcccttatcagatatgtctatgtcctgggaattgtttttgttttttacaacctcatgctaatcacattagcctacattagctcaaccatcccgagGATGGGACACTGATCCTGTAGAGGATGAAATATTtttccatttattttccagcgtgAGTGTATCTCTGTCCATGTGGGTCAGGCTGGAGTCCAGATTGGCAATGCCTGCTGGGAGCTCTACTGCCTGGAACATGGGATCCAGCCTGACGGACAGATGCCCAGTGACAAGACCATCGGAGGAGGAGATGACTCCTTCAACACCTTCTTTAGTGAGACTGGGGCTGGAAAGCATGTCCCCAGGGCTGTGTTTGTAGACCTGGAGCCCACAGTCATAGGTAAGCTTCCTGGTTCTCATTCAATTGAAATAAAGGTATGTCAAAAAGGATTTCCACTGCTTTCTTGAGCTCCTTAATGTTCATTTTCTCTCCTCAGATGAGGTGCGCACTGGGACCTACCGCCAGTTATTCCATCCTGAACAGCTCATCACTGGCAAAGAGGATGCTGCCAACAACTACGCCCGTGGACACTACACTATTGGCAAAGAGATCATTGACCTGGTGTTGGACAGGATCCGCAAACTGGTGGCTATCTCTGAATGAATGAATTACATATTTGATCAACTATCTGATCAGAATGTGGAAATCGGTTGTCCTCCTTTTATTGAcatatttctctttctcttcaggCTGACCAGTGTACAGGCCTTCAGGGCTTCCTGGTTTTCCACAGTTTTGGAGGTGGCACCGGCTCTGGTTTCACCTCCCTGCTGATGGAGCGCCTGTCTGTTGACTACGGCAAGAAGTCCAAGCTGGAGTTCTCCATCTATCCAGCTCCCCAGGTGTCCACAGCTGTGGTGGAACCTTACAACTCCATCCTGACCACCCACACCACCCTAGAGCACTCTGACTGTGCTTTCATGGTggataatgaggctatatatgACATCTGCCGTAGGAACCTCGACATTGATCGTCCCACCTACACCAACCTCAACAGGCTCATTAGCCAGATTGTTTCCTCCATTACTGCTTCCCTTCGATTCGATGGTGCCCTTAATGTTGATTTGACAGAGTTCCAGACCAACTTGGTGCCCTATCCCCGAATTCATTTTCCTCTGGCCACCTATGCCCCAGTCATCTCTGCAGAGAAGGCTTACCATgagcagctctctgtctctgagatcACCAATGCCTGTTTTGAGCCGGCCAATCAGATGGTGAAATGTGACCCTCGCCACGGCAAGTATATGGCTTGTTGCCTTCTGTTCCGTGGTGATGTGGTGCCCAAAGATGTCAATGCTGCTATTGCCACCATCAAGACCAAACGTTCTATTCAGTTTGTTGACTGGTGTCCAACTGGTTTCAAGGTTGGCATCAACTATCAGCCTCCCACTGTAGTCCCTGGTGGAGACCTGGCCAAAGTACAGAGGGCTGTGTGCATGCTGAGCAACACCACTGCTGTGGCAGAGGCCTGGGCTCGTCTTGACCACAAGTTTGACCTAATGTACGCCAAACGTGCCTTTGTGCACTGGTATGTGGGTGAgggcatggaggagggagagttcTCTGAAGCCAGAGAGGACATGGCAGCCCTGGAGAAGGATTACGAGGAGGTAGGGGTTGACTCcattgagggggagggagaggaggagggagaggagtattGAAATGTCCCTGCAGGCAAGACATTGTCAAACATTGTTGCTGTTGCATGATCTGATTATGATACCTAATAAAATATTTAATTCAATTAGCCATTTGTGCTCTTGGTCTTTAATCACAACATTATTTTGACAAATAGAAATACAATAGTGCAGTTTGGGGGGATTTTAATGGGGGAAAGATAttaaaatgtataacttcaccgTAGATTCCACTAATATTCACTGGTCAAATCTCCAGTATAAAAATGTTAAATCAATGTTGATCTTACCATACATATGCTCTTTGAAAATGTTTAGTTTGAGGGAAATAAGCCAAATTACACAcagttaaaaaataaatgtataaaaagtataaaacaaaaaacaaaacatgtcaGATGACTATATGTGCAAATAAAATGTTTCTTGGGCTGTTGTTTTGTGTGTATTTGGCAGTTGAATGGGTTGTTGTTGTCCATTCACACAAGCCTGTCATCGAGCAGTGGGCTGTTCTCTACAGGAGCCTGTCGACTCAGAAGGTTCCAAAACAGCAGAGGTCCAGAGCTCCAACCAGGACTACTCtcagcgctctgggaggaggagccAACCACAGACTCCTCCTTCAGAGGACGGTAGGCTTTGAAACGTCtgtggaacagaaagagaacatTAAATTACATTATATTTTTTACTAAGCTCACTTGACAAAAATGTGTGAATCTTAACGTGTCTCCCCTGGTGAAATAACGGATAAAAAGGTCATTAGAAAGGTACTATCAATGGTACAATATGACGCATACAGTTGCCCTGAGACATGGCTGTACAGTGTAAACAGACACCATAAGTGTCATGTCTCAAAGTAAGCGTTACAGGTTATAGTTTGTGGTGATATGGAACCCTTCAGAAAGGTGTGACAAGTTTAGACCAATGTTGATGTGACTCACTTGTAAGTGTAGGCCACGGATCCAGTGACCAGAGCAACGATCAGGACCCCTATCACCATGGCTACAGTACCCACTGAGGACAGACCGGAACCTGCCAGAACACAGACAATAATGTATGTTAAACAACTTCATATAACAACTTCATATAACAACATATTAAAGTATATTCATTATTTTCCAAACAATAACAATACGTTTTGGACTGGAAGGCATTGGACTGATTGTCCCTGGGACCCAGGTATGAGACATGGGTGGTGCTACCACCCAACATAGCCTCCATACAGAGATGTGAAGAGCAGACATGTTACAGTACATACCCATGGTCACGCTAACTTTGGCGCTGGTGACTGCCAGACTGACATCATTGGTCATGGACACATTGATGCAGAAGATGCCAGAGTCATTGAAAATGTGGCGCAGTACCAGCTGGCACTCAGAAGAGGGCGACACTGTGTTGCACATGGTGTGGACTGGCATCAGACAGTCTGCATCCGACACCAACATACACACCTCTGTGGGAAGGCTTGGTGGAAAACAGACACAGGGTCAGAAACACTCAGTGCAACAATAGAAGCCGGTTTCCCTGACCCAGACTAATCTTGGACTAAAAtgcaataataaaaaataataatccagGACTAGGATTAATCTGGGGAAATGAAACTAGCCCTGGTGCTTAACTGGTGGGATTTTGGCCTGTATTCCTTACTGATTTGTCTGTGGAACATGATTCTGCTTAGAGAAATAATGACTGCTTTGATTCTTTGAGACAGTCACCCTTTAATTGCTTTGGTGCAGGAATGCTCACCTCCCATGGCAGGTGACAGTTAGATCCACTACATTTCGTTCAACCTCAAATGCATCAGTCTTGATCAGAGCATTGTCCACTTGCACTATCTTCAAACTCTCAATGCCCTCTGACAACAAAAACATAAAGACGGGATGTAATAATCCTCAATGTTAATCAAATCCAATATTAGGAAACCACAAGATGGAGATTTAGATGTCCTTAAGACAGTTGACTCACCAACAATGTCAATGCCAGCGCAGAAGGACCCATAGCGAtagatcacacagtcatcatcCTTGGGTTTTTCACCTGCTTCACGCTTAACAACTATCACCACGGGAGCTTGGGCGGTAGCGGCCCTCCCTGTATCAGGAGAAGAGTGACAATCCAACTATTTAAAACACCTTAGACACACAATTGATTCCCTTAATTCATCAATTAACATGTTACGTAGGTGTTTTGAACACACCAGCTGGCTCTACTTCAGAAGCAGCTGTTGTTGAACCAGCGGAGACAGTTGAGGTGTCAGGGTTGACTGGAGAAGGTGTCTTTGTGTGCTGAGCGGTGGAGGCTCCCACCTCAGTCGTGTCCTCCTGTGTATCAGTCTCAGCGGGGACTGAGGGGCCTACATTTACTGTAGCTCCCTGTGTGGCCGCCGTTACTGGAGCAGCTGACACAGCCGCAGCAGGAGCTCTCACTGGGGAGAGAAACATGACCATTAAATTTCCTATTTTCTTGGTCAATTCTGGCAACGCCTACTACGTATTGGGTGAATGTCAAACGTATTTCCCCCACGATTCATCACGTCCTCTCTCCTTGGCGAGACTAAGGATGCAAGGAACCCAAGTAAAGCCTTTTGACATTCACTTCTGGACTACAGCGTTTCAAGATGAGAATTACCTGTCGTGCCTGCCAGGTTGGCAGGCCCAATAGTGACAGTGCTACCAGTGGGGATAACACCAGCTGGTGTGGCACATGCTTTATCAGGGATAACGGCCTGTACAACCACCCGGGGCTTGAAGCCGCCAGCCACTATGTAGGTATGGGTGACAGTCAGCTCTCTGGAGATGAGAGCTCCGCTGCTGTCACCAAAGTCCCAGTTGTATGTGATGTCAGCGTCACTCAGGTACTCGCTGGGATCGTGGAGACTGATGGTGAAGGCTATCGCTCTGTTCTGGACGAAGCTCAGGTCTGCCTCGTTGATGTCGTTCACTTGGCTCATCGAGACGGCAAAGGGGATTTGATCTAAAGAAACAGAAATAAATACCCTCAAGTAACTTCTAGTAGCAAGTATTGTTGTTTTCTACGTAGTTGAATAAACATGTGCATTTTAAAATAGTACTAAAATGTGTTCATTCATTCACTCATTAAGTCATTCAATTTGTTCACTCATTCATTCTACTAACCAGTGATGGAGAACTGTGTGGAGGCGTATCCCAGAGGGATGAACTTCTCGTGGCTGCGGTAGTGGTAGATGACAATGTCCACTATGTAGGAACCCAGAGGGACATTGTCTGTCCCgatggtgagggaggaggaggggccaTCAGACACCTGCCAGTACTGACCTGTGAGGCAAAGAAAAGGAAACAGCTTTGCATGCTTATAACAGTGTTATTACATGGTTATTAAACGTCTATAACACTCCTACAAGACAAAGTGAAACACGTTAACGTGAATACTGTAGGCCTAATAGATGAGAGTGCTTGCAGCTGTACTTACCCCATGTCTTCCATACAAACACATACGGGGGGGGTTTGTCACCACCCTTCCTGAAAGGTGTGCCGTCGGGGAAGACTCCGTTCCACTCCGTGTTCTGTGCAGGATACACTGGCTCAGACTGATGGTAGCGTGTTCCTAGAGGAAATCAGAGGGCACGTTGGTTTCCGCTTTGTCTTTAGACAGAGGAGTATGTACTATGGATATGTCGTGTCTAACCTCAAAACGTTCATTTTTGCAGACAGTAACTTGGCACCGTAGTTTCCAAAAGGAAAGaacaatacagatgttgtagactGTCATGAATTATTAATGAACAATAGCTGTCCAGAAGCCAGCACTCATGCAGGATTTGGCTCTGGGCACCAAGATTACTGTATAAGTGACAAAAGCCCCTCACATAGCCAAAATCTCTAATCTTGTTCACAAGACTCTTCCTCCCAATAAGCCTAGGGATGAGGTCATCAAAACCCAGTCAGTCCTTGAGGACTTACCATTGACGGTGAAGTCCTCGGCCCACACCACCTCTCCGTCGGGCATGACCTTCTGGTTGTGTGGGAACTGCAGCTCGATGGTAAAGGTCACCTTGGCTGCAGTCAGGGTCGGTGCGTCATTGCCCACAATGAACTTTACCTTGCCACCTGTTGAGAAGAATGTACACTTTGAATTGAATATCATAAGTATACTATTTCACAAGAACAATTGACTTACTTTACTTTAAAACCCTTTTGTCCACAGAGATATTCCTGATAAATAAGAGGACATATGTTATTTAACCATCAGTGTATTTAACATTGTGTTGAGACAGAAGAAAATTGTGCATACCTTTCCAAGAGTCTTTGTAGCGAGGGTCTTCATCTTTCCACACTGGATACATTTTCGTATTCCATGATGGATATTGAGTGAAGCGACTTTTGGGCTCTGGAATATAAATGATAGAAATGACATAAGTAAAATACATGCACAGTCAGCATTTATTCATTAGTGTTGAAAAGGCCGGAGATGGTCACACTTTCGGTTGCAACCAAAGGAGGGGGCTTAGCTCTGACCTAGGTGACTGCTTATCCCAAAAGCTCTACAATCCCCCTCAATCCTATTCATGTGACTGTCAGCTGAGTGTGTACCATAACTTTACTACAGATTAGGGCTAAGGGAGAGGATTGTCTTTGACATAAGGACCAAAGAGGTCAAACTATTTATATTTAATTGCACTGATAAGCACGGACTATTTTcataaatgcatttttttttaaatcaataatcccccccaaaaaagacaCATCAAAATGATAAACCTAAGTTAGATTTACCTCTGGTCATCCATACACGGCACCCTATAGCCAAAATAATCATATCCCAATTGGGGGAGACTGTAAAGTGATTATCAAGGATATGATTGTTAGAATATGCTACTGTAATGTGCAATGATCCCACCATCGGTAGCTGACTGATACTCTCTATATTGTTCGGAATGAATGCAAACTACCGATTGGTGACAAAGGAGACCCTTCTCTCTTGTGCTTTAACTATTTTATTTCAAATCTCATGTGACTTGCACAATGTTGAAGGTTAGTGCATTGAATCTTCCTAGAGGCCCTATTACTGCAATGATGCTTCCCCATAAAATCAAGGATGCCAACAAGACTAATTCATATTTGTGCAATGTTTGCAAAGTATTTGGAGAATAAAATGTACAATCTTAATTGAAACggtttttagtccaggactaggtttaatctgtgtctgggaaactgacCCTTTGTCATGCAAAGGACACATAGTGCTGCACTGAGGAGCCACTGTCATAAGAGTGGCTAAAACAAAACCAGATGCAGTGTTTCGCAATACACAGCACTACTGAAAGGTTTGAATGAAACAAGTGTTAGTAAATTATCATCATATTGTGAAATACTGACGCACCACAGCCTGAGGTAAGAAATAATGCCTTATTGTAACTTCAAAATATACTTTCTTATAAACATAAAATCTAAGTATACCAGATTATCTGGTATACATAATGATATCCAGAGTGGCTGTACATATGTagcatcttaatttgatcaccctgttgcaggataactttcctgcaatgcaggaaatgtaaagcTTGTAAGTGTATtttaggtttaaaaaggcttttgaag
Above is a genomic segment from Oncorhynchus gorbuscha isolate QuinsamMale2020 ecotype Even-year linkage group LG10, OgorEven_v1.0, whole genome shotgun sequence containing:
- the LOC124046046 gene encoding tubulin alpha chain-like, translating into MRECISVHVGQAGVQIGNACWELYCLEHGIQPDGQMPSDKTIGGGDDSFNTFFSETGAGKHVPRAVFVDLEPTVIDEVRTGTYRQLFHPEQLITGKEDAANNYARGHYTIGKEIIDLVLDRIRKLADQCTGLQGFLVFHSFGGGTGSGFTSLLMERLSVDYGKKSKLEFSIYPAPQVSTAVVEPYNSILTTHTTLEHSDCAFMVDNEAIYDICRRNLDIDRPTYTNLNRLISQIVSSITASLRFDGALNVDLTEFQTNLVPYPRIHFPLATYAPVISAEKAYHEQLSVSEITNACFEPANQMVKCDPRHGKYMACCLLFRGDVVPKDVNAAIATIKTKRSIQFVDWCPTGFKVGINYQPPTVVPGGDLAKVQRAVCMLSNTTAVAEAWARLDHKFDLMYAKRAFVHWYVGEGMEEGEFSEAREDMAALEKDYEEVGVDSIEGEGEEEGEEY
- the LOC124046045 gene encoding melanocyte protein PMEL-like; protein product: MKTGTVLAVLLLALFSSAAAKPKSRFTQYPSWNTKMYPVWKDEDPRYKDSWKGGKVKFIVGNDAPTLTAAKVTFTIELQFPHNQKVMPDGEVVWAEDFTVNGTRYHQSEPVYPAQNTEWNGVFPDGTPFRKGGDKPPPYVFVWKTWGQYWQVSDGPSSSLTIGTDNVPLGSYIVDIVIYHYRSHEKFIPLGYASTQFSITDQIPFAVSMSQVNDINEADLSFVQNRAIAFTISLHDPSEYLSDADITYNWDFGDSSGALISRELTVTHTYIVAGGFKPRVVVQAVIPDKACATPAGVIPTGSTVTIGPANLAGTTVRAPAAAVSAAPVTAATQGATVNVGPSVPAETDTQEDTTEVGASTAQHTKTPSPVNPDTSTVSAGSTTAASEVEPAGRAATAQAPVVIVVKREAGEKPKDDDCVIYRYGSFCAGIDIVEGIESLKIVQVDNALIKTDAFEVERNVVDLTVTCHGSLPTEVCMLVSDADCLMPVHTMCNTVSPSSECQLVLRHIFNDSGIFCINVSMTNDVSLAVTSAKVSVTMGSGLSSVGTVAMVIGVLIVALVTGSVAYTYKRFKAYRPLKEESVVGSSSQSAESSPGWSSGPLLFWNLLSRQAPVENSPLLDDRLV